A genome region from Vulpes lagopus strain Blue_001 chromosome 7, ASM1834538v1, whole genome shotgun sequence includes the following:
- the LOC121495187 gene encoding mitochondrial amidoxime reducing component 2-like — protein MKHVEEFEYSYNTVKCIWVKTCTQTFTAGKCCSCQRFWLVTKEDGHMVTAWQEPRLVLVSITCEGERLILKAPGMDQLVLLSKLPPSNKVHDCRLLGMDIKGRDCGDEAAQWFTSFLKTEAFRLLQFEKHMKGRRLKEIFSPVVLNYQLAYPDCSPIMVLPEASLADLSTRLEKKVKMDQFRSNIVVTGCDAFEEDTWDELLIGNVEMKEVLSCPRCILTTIDPDTGIIDRKESLETLKSYPLCAPLEKQIYKSSPLFRFYYSVEKIGRMQAGDPVYQMGP, from the exons aTGAAACATGTGGAGGAATTTGAATACTCTTACAATACTgtcaaat GTATTTGGGTGAAAACTTGTACACAAACCTTTACAGCGGGAAAATGCTGCAGTTGTCAGAGGTTTTGGCTGGTGACTAAGGAAGATGGGCACATGGTCACCGCCTGGCAGGAGCCTCGCCTGGTACTGGTGTCTATCACCTGTGAGGGCGAGCGCCTGATCCTCAAGGCTCCGGGCATGGACCAGCTGGTTTTGCTGAGCAAGCTGCCTCCCTCAAACAAGGTCCACGATTGCAGGCTGTTGGGCATGGACAttaagggcagggactgtggCGATGAGGCAGCGCAGTGGTTCACCAGCTTCTTGAAAACAGAAGCTTTCAGGCTGCTTCAGTTTGAGAAGCACATGAAAGGAAGACGGTTGAAGGAAATTTTCTCTCCTGTGGTACTGAATTACCAGTTGGCCTACCCAGACTGCAGCCCCATCATGGTCCTCCCTGAAGCCTCCTTGGCGGATCTGAGTACCAGGCtggagaagaaagtgaaaatggACCAGTTCAGATCCAATATCGTGGTGACAGGCTGTGATGCTTTCGAGGAGGACACCTGGGATGAACTCCTCATTGGCAATgtagaaatgaaagaagtttTGTCTTGCCCCAGGTGCATCTTGACCACCATAGACCCAGATACTGGAATCATAGATAGGAAGGAGTCCCTGGAAACCCTGAAGAGCTACCCCCTGTGTGCTCCTTTGGAGAAACAAATATACAAGTCGTCCCCACTTTTCAGGTTCTATTATTCAGTGGAGAAAATTGGCAGGATGCAAGCTGGTGACCCAGTGTATCAGATGGGTCCATGA